The stretch of DNA GCAGCGGGCTGCGCAGTAACAACTAAATCAAGAACTTGTTGTACTTCACCTTGAAGTAAAAGAGTTCCCGTTGTTGCCGCCAGAGCTGATGTACTTACGGCTAAAGTTGATAAAAGTGCTAGAGCGGTTTTCTTAGAGATTTTCATTTTCGGTCCTTGTGAGTTTAAAGAAAGGTTAATCTTTCACCGAATTTTTACTTCACGGGACGTGCCAGGGTTAAGACTCGGTTAGAGTTGCAAAGGCGATTTGATCACTGACTAAAGTTTCGACAGGAGAGCGTATTCCGCTGGACACCCTCTGAATAATAACAGGGGGTTCAGAGTTTTTCTCAAAATGAGAAGAAAAGGTCTCTCATATAAAGGAAACCATTGAACTTCCCGATACGAAAGTTATGGCGAACGATAAATCGCAAAAAGAAAAATCAATGCTCTTAGCCTTGCTCCTATTTTTGGCGGCGGGCGGGTTGATTTTTGCGTATTTAGGCGGAGACTCTAAGAGAAAACCAAGCGGTACGGCGGCAGTGGCTAAAACTAAAAAGTTTGAACAATCCGTCAATCGCCACCTGATGTTGACCAATGAGCGCATGGAGCTTGAAAAGCAGCGCATGGCTTTAGAAAACGCCAAGATTTTAAATAACCCCCTCAGCGCGACACGGCCCCAAAAAGCATATACCAATGATGATCGTTTAGATCTGTCATCAGATACTCGCGCGGCCGATGTGGCTAAGGATTTGGGTCGTGGTCCCCGACAAGAAGAAATTATTTCTCCGCACGATGTTGTGCAAAAAGAAATCTTCAATGAAGAGTTAGCTCGCCAGCAATCGCAAGCTTATCGTGAAGAGTACGCTCGTCAATTCGTTGAGAACGCGCGCCGCGGTGGGTACAAAGTAAAGTTGAGTGAAGACCTAAGTCGAGTGATTTCGGTCACTCCTATTCGCAATCCTTCGGCGGATTTCCAAGTCTTTGAAGGAGCAGGTTCCATTAGGGGCAGTCAGTAAATCCAATTTCCGGATTTCTTTTTTCGCCATTTTAAAAAATACCCATGATCAGCCATGCTGAAATAAGCGTCCGAGCTTAGGATAATATGATCATTCATGGGAATTTGGATGACTTGGGAAAGTCGATAAATCTTACGCGTCATTGCTAAATCTTGCTCTGAGGGAAGGCAATCATCGCTGGGATGATTGTGTGCCATAATAAATGAACTGGCATTGTTACGTACTAAGAAACGAAAAATATCTCGGGGATGAAGCAGACAGTGATCCACTGTGCCGCGAAACAACATTTCTTTTCGAATTAAACGCATCTGTGAGTTTAACGCTAAGATCCAGACCTCTTCGGAATCGGGGTTGTATTGCGCATTTAGACACTCGTAGGCCTGCAAACTTGTGGACATTTCCATAGATGGACGACAGTTGCAAAAAAGCGCCACCGTCCTCTGTCTAACAATGTGTTTCTGGGGGTCGGTTTGGGACTTGCGTGTCCGGAGTCCAGGACATATCCTTTGAAGGTCAAACCCAATTCGAATTGTAGAGGGAAGGTTTTATGA from Bdellovibrio bacteriovorus encodes:
- a CDS encoding JAB domain-containing protein — its product is MEMSTSLQAYECLNAQYNPDSEEVWILALNSQMRLIRKEMLFRGTVDHCLLHPRDIFRFLVRNNASSFIMAHNHPSDDCLPSEQDLAMTRKIYRLSQVIQIPMNDHIILSSDAYFSMADHGYFLKWRKKKSGNWIY